The Psychrobacter sp. LV10R520-6 genome includes a region encoding these proteins:
- a CDS encoding low molecular weight protein-tyrosine-phosphatase codes for MLIKASTPSSVLLVCLGNICRSPTAEEIFRQQAAIAGLAMKVDSAGTGDWHIGHKPDARARRHAKAHGYNINKLVARQVSADDFRNFDLILAMDAQNLADLQVLKNSIADTNDSANITTKPLAKLALFSEEDPTYGGDDVPDPYQGDGQAFEEVIERIESSAQAWIESWKTV; via the coding sequence ATGCTGATTAAAGCATCCACTCCATCATCTGTATTGTTAGTTTGTTTGGGCAATATTTGCAGGTCACCAACCGCCGAGGAGATTTTTCGTCAGCAAGCTGCTATTGCAGGGCTAGCGATGAAAGTAGACTCAGCAGGTACAGGCGATTGGCATATTGGTCATAAGCCAGACGCACGGGCGCGGCGTCATGCCAAAGCTCACGGTTATAATATCAATAAACTGGTGGCCCGCCAAGTAAGTGCAGATGACTTCCGTAACTTTGATCTGATTTTGGCAATGGATGCGCAAAACCTAGCTGACTTACAAGTACTCAAAAACAGTATCGCTGATACAAACGATAGCGCTAACATAACCACTAAGCCATTAGCAAAATTAGCATTATTTAGCGAAGAAGACCCAACCTATGGTGGCGACGATGTCCCCGATCCCTATCAAGGTGATGGCCAAGCTTTTGAAGAAGTTATTGAACGTATTGAATCAAGCGCCCAAGCTTGGATTGAGAGTTGGAAGACCGTATAA
- a CDS encoding YdcF family protein, translating into MWSKQSLSKRLWRHYLRSAERMVKLFRIISITFVLGSTTVIIVLISLFTPLFSHTVIYVLQHLPLPTMPAAAMSSPPTAYVVLGGGLTNDNNNQIILNRYSLNRVRTAATAYHDLPLPIVLSGAEAPWLRQWLIEHGIDGLISENASMNTCENARFTAKRIPLHHVYLITDSYHMARARRQFALNGINSTPINAPLPVERDWREPAQNLSHSRRAVYEIAAYLRDVLRPQLDCRRAEDMTSQQLLTPRGKAAKTFD; encoded by the coding sequence ATGTGGTCTAAACAGTCCTTGTCTAAACGCCTATGGCGACATTACCTGCGATCAGCTGAACGCATGGTCAAACTGTTTCGTATTATTAGCATTACTTTTGTGCTCGGTTCAACGACCGTTATTATAGTGCTTATCAGTTTATTTACGCCCCTGTTCTCACACACTGTTATCTATGTATTGCAACACTTGCCTCTACCCACTATGCCAGCTGCCGCGATGAGCTCACCACCAACTGCATATGTGGTTCTCGGTGGCGGCTTGACCAATGACAACAACAATCAAATTATCCTCAATCGCTATAGCCTCAATCGCGTTCGTACTGCGGCCACAGCGTATCACGATCTACCACTACCTATCGTGCTAAGTGGTGCTGAAGCGCCTTGGCTCAGGCAGTGGCTCATCGAACATGGTATTGATGGCTTAATAAGTGAAAATGCCAGTATGAATACCTGCGAAAATGCACGCTTTACCGCCAAACGCATTCCTCTACATCACGTCTATCTTATTACCGATAGCTATCATATGGCTCGTGCGCGGAGACAATTTGCTTTAAACGGTATCAACAGTACCCCAATTAATGCACCCTTGCCGGTCGAACGTGATTGGAGGGAGCCGGCACAAAACTTAAGCCATTCAAGGCGTGCCGTTTACGAAATTGCCGCTTACCTTCGTGATGTTTTACGCCCGCAGTTAGACTGTCGCCGCGCCGAAGACATGACCTCCCAGCAGTTACTGACTCCAAGGGGCAAAGCGGCCAAAACCTTCGATTAG
- the ccoS gene encoding cbb3-type cytochrome oxidase assembly protein CcoS: MLSIFLLIPLSLMLFVVAIWAVRYAVKSNQFEDLDNASQLIILEDRQERRQTIQAHDNAKASAENTKHEFNSDDSNNQQVNSAEVDATLITNRSTNHNTDSDDNPNI; the protein is encoded by the coding sequence ATGCTCAGCATATTTTTATTAATTCCATTGAGTTTGATGCTGTTTGTGGTTGCCATCTGGGCGGTACGCTATGCGGTAAAATCCAACCAGTTTGAAGATCTAGACAATGCCTCGCAGCTCATTATTTTAGAGGATCGTCAAGAACGCAGGCAAACCATTCAAGCTCATGATAATGCTAAAGCATCTGCTGAGAACACTAAGCATGAATTTAACAGTGACGACTCCAATAACCAGCAAGTGAATAGTGCAGAAGTGGATGCGACTCTTATTACTAACCGTAGTACTAATCATAATACTGACAGTGACGACAACCCAAATATTTAA
- a CDS encoding FMN-binding negative transcriptional regulator yields the protein MHVPTNFSENNLDSIIDFIAANPLATLVAQTSDGIEACHIPLFWHNDHSQYGKLYGHFARKNPIYQNALNSTSWLIIFQDSGHYISPNWYPTKAKTHKEVPTWNYQSIHIQADINLIEDTDRLKWVLGKMTSQQETISDSPWSLEDAPAAYIDTMCRAIIGFELTIEAVQAQFKLSQGKVEENIAGVINGLNELNTEHAATMAHKVVKQNGYHSSR from the coding sequence ATTCACGTCCCTACAAACTTTTCTGAAAATAACTTAGACAGTATTATTGATTTTATTGCAGCCAATCCATTAGCGACATTGGTCGCTCAAACCAGCGATGGTATTGAAGCCTGTCATATACCTTTATTTTGGCATAACGATCATTCTCAGTACGGTAAGCTTTATGGTCACTTTGCTCGGAAAAACCCAATTTATCAAAATGCTTTGAACTCTACATCTTGGTTAATCATTTTTCAAGACTCAGGACACTACATCAGCCCTAATTGGTATCCGACCAAAGCTAAAACGCATAAAGAAGTGCCTACTTGGAACTATCAAAGTATACATATACAAGCAGACATTAATTTGATTGAAGATACTGATAGACTGAAGTGGGTGTTAGGGAAAATGACCTCACAGCAGGAAACTATATCAGATAGTCCTTGGTCATTAGAAGATGCGCCAGCTGCCTATATTGATACTATGTGTCGCGCTATTATTGGGTTTGAGCTAACCATAGAAGCTGTACAGGCTCAGTTTAAACTGAGTCAGGGCAAAGTTGAAGAAAATATAGCAGGTGTCATCAATGGGCTAAACGAGTTAAATACTGAACACGCGGCTACTATGGCTCATAAAGTTGTAAAGCAAAACGGCTACCATAGCAGCCGTTAG
- the ilvA gene encoding threonine ammonia-lyase, biosynthetic encodes MLSHWVRAILQATVYDVAIQTPLEPAPKLTQRFANDIRFKREDLQPVFSFKLRGAYNRISQLSDEQKSHGVICASAGNHAQGVAYSARKLSLKNIIVMPTTTPDIKVDAVKALGGNVDLQGDSFDQANRYAIALAEREGLTFIPPYDDELVIAGQGTIGLELTQQWRNMDYVFVAVGGGGLISGIAAFLGEVVPHVKVIAVEAEQSACLQAALKAGERVKLEQVGLFVDGVAVAQIGELPFEVIRTQKSDNSGPVVEPEVVTCSNDEVCAAIKDIFEENRSIVEPAGALSVAGMKKYIKANNIQDKNCVGIICGANMNFDRLRYIAERTEIGEKKEAIFAVTIPEKTGAFLNFCRSLHGRNITEFNYRADNQLSPDSMEPAAIFVGIGLKEGDKERQTISDQLAADGYAAHDLTDDDIAKSHIRHLIGGHAHVENEQLLKITFPERPGALLTFLEKLGDDFNITLFHYRNHGAAEGRVLVGLQASESNSRLLQDALLDIGYDCATVNDNIGYQLFLK; translated from the coding sequence ATGCTGTCACATTGGGTACGAGCCATCTTGCAAGCCACCGTCTATGACGTTGCTATTCAAACCCCACTTGAGCCTGCACCCAAGCTGACCCAGCGTTTTGCTAATGACATTCGTTTTAAACGCGAAGACTTACAACCCGTTTTTTCCTTTAAATTGCGCGGGGCCTATAACCGTATCAGTCAATTAAGCGATGAGCAAAAGTCTCACGGCGTTATCTGTGCTTCAGCCGGTAATCATGCCCAAGGTGTTGCTTATTCCGCACGAAAATTGTCGCTAAAAAATATTATCGTTATGCCCACCACCACCCCTGACATTAAGGTCGATGCGGTCAAAGCGTTGGGTGGCAATGTTGACCTACAGGGTGATAGTTTCGATCAAGCCAACCGTTATGCCATTGCGCTTGCTGAGCGTGAAGGCTTAACGTTTATACCGCCATACGATGACGAGCTGGTCATTGCCGGTCAAGGCACCATTGGTCTTGAGCTGACCCAGCAATGGCGCAATATGGACTATGTTTTCGTTGCTGTAGGTGGCGGTGGCCTTATCTCAGGCATTGCGGCATTCCTTGGCGAAGTGGTTCCACACGTTAAAGTTATCGCGGTAGAAGCCGAACAATCTGCTTGCCTACAAGCGGCACTTAAAGCTGGCGAGCGCGTAAAACTCGAACAAGTTGGCTTATTTGTTGATGGCGTAGCAGTGGCACAAATTGGCGAGCTGCCGTTTGAGGTGATTCGCACCCAAAAAAGTGATAACTCAGGACCGGTGGTTGAACCTGAAGTAGTAACTTGTAGCAACGATGAAGTCTGCGCCGCTATCAAAGATATTTTTGAAGAAAATCGTAGCATCGTTGAGCCTGCTGGCGCGTTATCAGTCGCTGGTATGAAAAAATATATCAAGGCTAATAACATACAAGATAAGAACTGTGTGGGTATTATCTGTGGCGCGAACATGAACTTTGACCGCTTACGTTATATCGCTGAACGTACTGAGATTGGTGAGAAAAAAGAAGCGATCTTTGCCGTTACCATTCCTGAGAAAACAGGTGCCTTCTTAAACTTCTGCCGCAGTCTACATGGTCGTAATATCACTGAATTTAACTACCGTGCGGACAATCAACTATCACCAGACTCTATGGAGCCTGCTGCGATATTTGTCGGTATTGGGCTAAAAGAAGGTGATAAAGAGCGCCAGACTATCAGCGACCAATTGGCAGCTGATGGCTACGCGGCACACGATTTAACGGATGATGATATCGCTAAGTCGCATATACGCCATCTGATTGGCGGTCATGCCCATGTAGAAAATGAGCAGTTATTAAAGATTACCTTCCCTGAACGCCCTGGTGCGCTGTTAACTTTCCTAGAAAAATTAGGCGACGATTTTAATATCACTTTATTCCATTATCGCAATCATGGTGCCGCTGAAGGTCGCGTTTTGGTTGGCTTGCAAGCGTCTGAGAGCAACTCACGCTTGTTACAAGATGCCCTACTCGATATCGGCTATGACTGTGCTACGGTCAATGACAATATTGGCTATCAGTTGTTTTTGAAATAG
- the murB gene encoding UDP-N-acetylmuramate dehydrogenase has translation MTSALRPDLSIQRDLSPDLSHDFSHKKFSERSYDLSHANTMALACVADSVVTLTDEDQLDRFMANYAGSNEYNIPLLVLSGGSNVLLPAQLHAIVLRPLMRGIVVINQTQTYVDIEVMAGENWHDLVIYTVAQGWYGLENLALIPGLTGAAPVQNIGAYGVQLEDSLQYVRAYHLPSRTWQHLSVTDCEFGYRDSLFKRSPNTWLISRVGFRLHLDPTRILASYGDVQLVAQSYAKQQNRTLPTPADVMQAIIDIRTQKLPDPKQLPNCGSFFQNPIISNAKFTALQETYPDIVGYSMPQSMVKVAAGWLIEQAGLKGGGIAPIVTHQQQALVLTNHTPYQATQDDVAQAQQYIADCVYEKFAIHLSREPVWVNADGSIGNGEHVV, from the coding sequence ATGACTTCAGCTTTGCGCCCTGATCTTAGCATCCAACGTGATTTATCGCCTGACCTATCTCATGACTTCTCACACAAAAAGTTTTCTGAAAGGTCGTATGATTTGTCACATGCCAATACTATGGCGTTGGCATGTGTTGCTGATTCCGTGGTGACGTTAACGGATGAGGACCAGCTTGATCGCTTTATGGCAAATTATGCAGGAAGCAATGAATACAATATACCGTTATTGGTACTGTCTGGCGGTAGTAACGTGTTATTGCCAGCGCAATTGCACGCCATCGTCTTACGACCACTAATGCGCGGTATTGTCGTCATCAATCAGACCCAAACGTACGTCGATATTGAAGTCATGGCGGGTGAAAACTGGCACGATTTGGTCATCTATACGGTCGCTCAAGGCTGGTATGGACTTGAAAACCTCGCCCTAATACCTGGTCTGACTGGTGCAGCACCTGTACAAAATATCGGCGCTTATGGCGTCCAGTTAGAAGATAGCTTGCAATATGTGCGTGCCTATCATTTACCCAGCAGAACTTGGCAGCATTTATCGGTTACTGACTGCGAGTTTGGTTATCGTGATAGTCTCTTTAAACGCTCGCCAAATACCTGGCTAATCAGTCGTGTGGGTTTTCGTTTGCATCTTGATCCCACACGTATTTTAGCCAGCTATGGCGATGTGCAATTGGTAGCGCAAAGTTATGCCAAACAACAAAATCGTACGCTCCCCACTCCGGCTGATGTGATGCAAGCAATTATCGATATTCGCACACAAAAACTACCTGACCCTAAGCAACTACCCAATTGTGGTAGTTTTTTTCAAAACCCTATCATCAGTAATGCTAAGTTTACGGCGCTACAAGAAACTTACCCTGATATCGTTGGCTACTCGATGCCTCAGTCAATGGTCAAGGTCGCCGCAGGCTGGTTGATTGAGCAAGCTGGCTTAAAAGGTGGCGGTATTGCACCGATTGTCACTCATCAACAGCAAGCGTTAGTGCTCACCAACCACACCCCTTATCAAGCCACCCAAGACGACGTAGCACAAGCTCAGCAATACATTGCGGATTGTGTTTATGAGAAGTTTGCGATTCATTTATCTCGTGAGCCGGTTTGGGTAAATGCTGATGGCTCAATCGGAAATGGCGAGCATGTGGTCTAA
- a CDS encoding RNA-binding S4 domain-containing protein has product MKNNLDNTNQALIKIRLDKWLWAARFYRTRTLAKQAIESGRVHYGGSRVKTSKEIAVGDELTIRQGSATAMTEKTVTVEALTAQRGNATAAQVLYSETEESEERRAYYAEQRKLANLARPDNKPSKKERRDLQRFKNNQD; this is encoded by the coding sequence ATGAAAAACAACCTTGATAATACAAACCAAGCTTTAATTAAAATCCGCCTTGATAAATGGCTGTGGGCAGCACGCTTTTATCGGACGCGCACCCTTGCCAAACAAGCCATTGAGAGCGGACGGGTGCATTATGGCGGTAGCCGTGTGAAGACCAGTAAAGAGATAGCGGTTGGAGATGAATTAACCATCCGCCAAGGTTCCGCAACCGCGATGACCGAAAAAACAGTAACCGTGGAAGCATTAACGGCTCAGCGAGGCAATGCTACTGCCGCCCAAGTCTTATATTCAGAAACTGAAGAAAGCGAAGAGCGCCGTGCCTATTATGCTGAGCAGCGTAAATTGGCCAATCTTGCGCGCCCTGATAATAAGCCTAGTAAGAAAGAGCGCCGTGACTTGCAGCGCTTTAAAAACAATCAAGACTAA